In the genome of Ureibacillus sp. FSL W7-1570, the window AAGGTTTTCAGCTGATTTTCGATCTCAGGTCTTGGGCGCTCCACCCATCGTTTCACCAACTGATTAAGCAAAAAGCCCATTGGAATAGTCAATATCACCAAAAGCATCCCCCGGTAATGGTGAAGTTTCAACCATAGCCACAACAACAAAACCAATGTAATGAAAATAATAAATTTCATTTCCCCTAGATAATGGAAAATACCGATAAACCGATTCCCGCCAACCAATAATTGCATATTTTCATCAAAGGACTCAAACAGAGGAGAATTGTATGTGTATCGTAAAATCAAAAACAAAACAAAAGTGATAATGCCTGCAAGAATGATTCGGTTATTCAACGCTTCCCTCTCCTAAAAAGATGATTTTTTTCATTTTTTAAATTGCCTTTTTCATGTATCAATGATACATGGCTGGCATATCCATTATATTTTTAATATAAAAAAAGCCGTCCGGAAATGGACAGCTTCATTTTTGATTATTTTAATTCATCTAAGATTTCTTCGATTTTCATCATTTCAGATTGTAAACCGCCGCCAGCCAAGTACCATAGCGGACCGTCCAAGTAAACGATTTTGCCGTTTTTGTAAGCTTTGGTTTTTTTGATGATGTCGTTTTCCATGTCCGCTTCGATGTTGGATTGTCCACCTACAGCTGCTGTACGGTCAATTACGAACAATACTTCCGGATCGAATTTTAAGATCGATTCGAACCCGAAATCGGATCCGTGGGAAGAAGCTTCGATGTCGTCTGATACAGGAGTGAATCCATAAATGTCATAAACATATCCGTAACGTGAATTTGTGCCGAATCCGGATAATTTTCCTTCGTTGTACATTGTGACTAATGAAGTTTTGTATTGGCCAGCCAATTCTTTTAGTTCATTCAGTTTTTCATCGAATTTTGCCAACTGTTCTTCCGCTTCTTTTTCTTTGCCGAAAAGTTTTGCCGCGATATCAACAGATTTCTCAAATGTGCCCCAGTAATCATCTTGGGAAGTACCAACGAATACTACGTTTGGAGTGATTTCTTTCAATTGGTCATAGAATGTGGCTTGGCGGCCTGAAATGAAGATTGCATCCGGCTCCAATGCCGCAATTTCTTCAAGGTTTGGAGTTTTTAAGTTTCCAACGCTTGCATATTCATCGCTACCAAATTTAGAAAGGTGTTCTGGTAATGTACCATCTTTTGCAACACCAACGATCCCTTCAACGCCTAAAGCATCAAGCGTATCTAAGAAACCGTAATCGAATACAACGATTCTTTCAGGCATTTTTTCGAAAGTTACATCATCAAATACTGTAGTTTGACCAGACTCTTCGTTTTTGCTTTCAGAAATTGTAGAGGAGATAGTGATTGGGAATGAAGCATTTTCTCCCTGTGCTGCTTCTTGTTTCGTGTCATCAGTATTTGTATTTTTGTCTTGTTCAGCTTTTTCGTCACCGCATGCAGCCAAAACAATGACGAACATAGCTAGAATAACTGCGAAAAGCTTCCATTGTTTCATTTGATCGTTCTCTCCTATCTTTTTGTTTATTTGTCGATAATGATAATCATTATCAATACCTGAATCTAATTATAATTATCAAATTTAGGCTAGTCAATATATTTTTTCTTCTTTTCAATAAAATGATGGGCTTGTCTAAAAAGTCCATAAAAACAGAGCGAATGGAGAAAACAATGAGTTTTTCCATTCGCTCTGTTTCCTTATTTTTGAAATTGGTTTGGGAATTTGCGGCCCATTTCAGTATGTTGTGGGCCATTGCCACAATCCCGAATTCTGTTCGGACTTTATGAAGCCCCCGTAACAGAAATCGAGTGAAACGCAAATTGCCCTTGATGTTCCCGAACACACTTTCGACATCCACTTTACGCTTCGCATAAAGAGCTGCTTTGGCTTTCGCTTTCATTTCTTCATAAATCGTGTTCCAATATACTCGACGATTTCCTTTGGCTTTCGTACACCCATTCTTCAACGGGCAATCCGTACAATCTTCACACTCGTACACTTTCAAATCTTGTATGTATCCAGATGCATTTTTTCTTTTTTGATAATACTTGAATACGACTTTCCGATTGTTCGGACAGATAAAGCAATCGTCTTCTTCGATGTATTTCCAGTTTTGTACTTTTGATAAATCCTTTTTAAACTTTTTACTTTGTTCCTTCAAATAGGTTTGGTATGGGGCTAATAATTCAAAACGAGGTTCTTTTTCTTCGCCAATCGCATATAAATAGTTTTCTTCACTCGCATATCCTGCATCGGCAATGACATACTTGAGTTTCTTTTCCTTCGGTATCGATTCCAATAACTTTTCCATAAATGGTTGGAAACAGCGAGTATCTCCTGGATTTTGATAAATTTCAAATCCCACGATAAATTGATGTTGTGTGGCGAGTTGAACATTATAACCCGCCTTGAGTTGGCCGTTTTTCATATGGTCCTCTTTCATTCGCATAAAAGTGGCCTCATGGTCGGTTTTCGAGTAGCTATTTCGTTCACCTAGAATCTGTTTTTGTACTTTGTATTTTCGTAATCGTGGAAGATAATCCGTTTGAATCGTTTTCAGTTGTTTGGTGAGTTGGGATTTTTTAGAGCGAAGTTCTTTTTTTCTTTCTTTGTCTTCTTCCTGTTTATAATCTTTTTCCAAAGCTTCTATTCTCTCAGAAAGTTGTGCCGATGATTTTTCTAATTCTTCTTCTAATTGTTCTTCTTTTAATTCCTCCAAGGCGATTTGGTGCGCTTCTTGTAGAAACGATTGAATTTTGGCTCGTAGTTTCTGATCATATTTTTCTACGGATTTTCGCCATACAAACGTATATTTGTTGGCATTCGCTTCTATTTTCGTACCATCCACAAAAATATGGTCGAGGTCGATAAATCCTTGTTCTACTAGTTGAAGGACAAATTGTTCAAATACAGAATCCATCATGTTTGACATACGAACACTACGAAAATCATTTATTGTGCGATGGTCAGGGGTTTGCAATCCCGCCAACCACATCATCGGAAGATTTTCTTTCACCATTTGCGCCATTTTCCGACTTGAATAAACGTTTTGAGTGTACGCATATAAAATCACTTTCAATAACATTTTAGGGTGATAGGGTGCACGACCCCCACCAACATAATGAGTATACAACACTTCATCCGGAATCGATTCCACCATTTCATCCACTAAACGGGCGACATGATTTTCAGGAATATACATTTCGATATCTAAAATGCTCATGACTTGACGATTGCAATAAGGTTGGAAAACTAGTTTTTTGCGTTTCTTGTTCTTTTGAACCTCTATTTTTTGAATACCCTCTAGAGTCATTTCTAATTGCGTGTTATAATTTTCTTGAATAGTCATTTGATTATTCATAAAAAATCGTCCTTTCTTTAGAATGTTTTTTGGTCAATTTCATTCTATAAAAAAGGACGATTTTTTTGTACCCTAAAAACAGAAAAAAGGGCTGAGCCGAAGGTCGATTCAATCGACTTTTCGGACAGCCCCATCATTTTGACGATCACGTATTAGAATTGAAGTATACACAAATACGGCAACCATTTTGTTCTTGGACGGGAATATGCATATCGTAAATTTCACGTAACGCTTCCGAGTTGATGATCTCTTCTGTAGGCCCGTTTTTCACAACTCTTCCGTCTTTTAAGGCAACAATGTAATCCGAGTATACGGAAGCAAAGTTGATATCATGCAATACGATGACAACGGTTTTTCCCAAATCATCAACCAACTGGCGCAATATTTTCATAATCTGCACCGAATGTTTCATATCCAGATTGTTCAATGGTTCATCCAACAAAATATAATCCGTATCTTGCGCAATCACCATCGCTATAAATGCCCGCTGTTTTTGCCCTCCAGATAACTGGTCCAAAAATTTGTGTTCTATTTCCTGCAAATTCATGTACTCAATGGCTTGATTTACATGCTGCTCATCTTCAGGCGTCAAACGGCCCTTTGAATAAGGATAGCGTCCAAAAGATACTAATTCTCTTACCGTCAAACGGACATTAATAAAATTCGATTGTTTTAAAATCGATACACGTTTTGCGAATTCATTGGATTTCCATTTCTTCACATTTTGTTGATCCAATAATACTTCACCTGTATCCGCATCAATCAGCCTGCTCACCATGGACAACAACGTGGACTTCCCGGCACCATTCGGCCCGATGAAGGAAGTGATCGCATGAGGCTTGATAGACAATGAGACATCACTAACGACCGGTTTATTATTGTATTTTTTCGTCAACCCTTTAATTTCAATCATCCAGCAGCCCTACTCTCCTTTAGTAATAAATAAATGAAGTAGACTCCACCAATAAAGTTGATAATGACACTCAAAGTGGTGTTGAATTCAAAAACATGTTCCACTAAAAACTGTCCGCCAACCAATGCAATCACACTGATTAAACCGGCGCCTAAAATCAAAACGGAATGTTTATATGTTGTGAATAAATGATAAGAAAGATTTGCAACAATCAACCCAAAGAAGGTGATCGGTCCAACCAGCGCCGTCGATGTTGAAATAAGCACCGCAGATAAAACCAGCACATTCATTACCAAACGATCGTAGTTCACGCCCAAATTAATGGCATTTTCCCGGCCCAATATCGCCACATCCAATTGATGCAACAATTTGTAACCAACAATAAAAGCGATGAATAAAATGGCACATGAAATGTATAGAAGTTCCACTTTGATTCTCGTAAAGCTTGCAAACAACAGGTTCTGCAAACTTAAATATTCCACCGGATCGATCAACACTTGCAGGAAAGATACGAGACTTCCCAAGAAAGTGCCAATTATCATCCCGATCAATAAAAGCAAAAAGATTGGATACTTATCCGCTCTAAATAGTGTGCGGTATAGTAAAATGGCAAAAACCACCATTGCAATTAATGCCGTAAAGTAATTCAAATATTGATTCGCTACCCAAATCGACGCTGATCCCGCAAAGAAGAAAATGAGCGTTTGGACAACTTGATACATCGAATCAATCCCCATAATCGATGGGGTCAAAATCCGGTTATGGGTGATTGTCTGGAATACGACAGTTGAATAAGAAATCGCAAAACCGGTTACAACCATCGCGCCAACACGCATCATACGCCGAGGGAAAGCATAACTGAAACCGCCTTTGATATCATAAAATCCGTAAAGCAAGATACAAATGATTGCTATAACCGCTAAAATGATGAGTTTCAATATATTATTTCGCATATGCTCTCCCCCTAAACAACATGATTAAGAAGAGCAAACTGCCTATTACTGCGACTGTCACATTGACCGGAATTTCGAAAGGATAAACCACTACCCGGCCAATAATGTCGCAAATTAACAGGAACACAATTCCTAACATAATTGTATGAGGAATCGTTTTCCGCAAGTTGTCCCCCATATAAAGGGACACAATATTCGGAACAATCAGCCCCAAGTAAGGGATTACACCGACCGTCAATACGACTGTCGTTGAAATGACTGCAACAAGAATTAAACCAAGATTCAATACGGCTTTGTAACTGAGCCCCAAGTTTTTGGCAAAATCCTCGCCCATTCCGGCAACCGTAAATTTATTTGCATATAAATAAGCCAATAGGATGGCAGGAACACTTACATACAGCAGTTCATACCGCCCGGAGATGACCAATGTAAAACTGCCCATCAACCAAGTGTTGATATTTTGAATCAAGTCTCCCTCATATGCAAAGAAAGTTGTAATGGAAGATAAAATATTTCCATACATGATACCGATCAGCGGAACAAAAACGGCATCTTTAAACTTGATGCGATCTAAAATTTGCATAAATAAAATGGTACCGCCGAACGCAAAGATGAAGCTAAAAAGAATTTTTTCCATATATGCTGCTTGTGAAAACAACAAGATGGAAATGAGAATTCCCAATTTTGCTGCATCCAATGTGCCTGCTGTAGTTGGTGAAACGAACTTATTGCGACTTAAACTTTGCATGATTAAACCAGCAATACTCATTCCTGCGCCTGCCAAAATAATCGCCATCAGCCTTGGCACCCTACTGATCAGGAATATTTGCGTTTGCTGGGATTCCCAGTCCAATAAATCAGTCGGTTTTATATCAATCGCGCCAATAAACAGCGAAACGAGCGACAGGATGATTGCTGTAAGTATCAACATCCATAGCCTCATTTTTTATCCCCAAATTTCCCTATATTTTCAAATGAGAATGAAAATGATTCTCATCTTTGAGTACATTATCATTATAATGATAAAACAATAAAAAATCAATTCCATATGAAAAGATTACAAGCTAATAAAAAAGGACCGATAGAAAATTTTCCATCGGTCAAATTAATAATACATATATAAGTTGTAAATTTTTACTTAATTCCTCTCATGGCTTTGGAAATGATTGGAGTCAATAATAATATGATCATGCCCAAGATAATGGACAATCCGCCCAATGCTCCGAAGTAAGTAAATTCCGTTACTGCTTCATAAAGTCTTACAAGCTGTGCGTTAATTGCTTGCGCAGCCGCACTTGTCAAGAACCAGAGGGCCATTGTCTGAGATGCAAAGGCTTGAGGGGCAAGTTTTGTCGTTGCAGACAATCCAACCGGAGAAAGCAACAATTCCCCAATAACAACTAAAAAGAATGATAACACCAGCCATAATGGGCTTACCAATTCTGTTCCACCGGAAAGCTTGGATGGAATCATCATGATTAAGAAAGATGCTCCTGCGAAGAATAGGGCAATGGAAAACTTGAGCGGGGTTGATGGCTGGCGATCGCCAAGTTTTATCCATATCCATGCGAAAACCGGAGCGAAGATGATGACAAACAATGGATTTAATGATTGGAACCAGGAAGCTTTTAATTCAAAACCCCCGACATTCAAATTTGTTCTCGTATCAGCATATGTCGCCAATATTGTTGCCCCTTGTTCCTGTATTGCCCAGAACATCACCGCGGCAATGAATAATGGAATATATGCCAACACCCGGGATTTTTCATCCTTTGTCGTTTTCGGGCTTCGGTACATGATGATAAAGAACGCTGTTGGAATCAACACACCCAATGTTGTAATGATTGTGCTGAATACCGCCATTGTCAAATTACCGGAAATGTACAATCCGCCCAGTACAACGGCAATTGCAGCAAAAATCAACGTAAAATACATGACGGCTTTTTTCTTTTCAGAATCATTCAATGGGTTTGGCACTTGAACCCCTGCCAGACCAAGATTTTTCTTTTGGGTTGCCAAGTAAGTAATCAACCCGATCAACATACCAATACCCGCTAAACCGAATCCTAAATGGAAGCTGTATGTTTCACCGATTGTCCCAACAATAAACGGTGATAAAAACGCACCCATATTGATTCCCATATAGAAAATACTAAAACCGGAGTCGCGACGGGCATCATTTTCGGCATACATGTCACCAACGATCGAGGACACATTCGTTTTTAATAGGCCTGTGCCAATAATGATGAAAGCCATCGAAATAACAAGGCCGGTCAATGCAAGAGGCAAAGCCAAAATAAAATGCCCTATCATAATTAATATGCCGCCATAAAATACCGTCTTGCGGGGGCCCCATACGCGGTCAGAGAACCAACCGCCGATAATGCCGGACATATATACCAACGAACCATAGATGGCCATAATGGAGTTTGCGGTACCTTTGTCCAGTCCCAAACCGCCTTCGTTCAATTCATAATACATGTAGAATATTAAAATCGCCCGCATTCCATAATAGGAAAAGCGTTCCCAGAACTCGGTAAAGAACAATGTGAACAATCCTTTAGGATGTCCTACAAATCCCTTTTGGGGGACCGATTTTACAATCTCTTCCTTGGATAACATTGATTCTCCTTCTTTCATTTATTACACTTTTTTCTTTTTTCTGAAAATTCCGCCACTTAGATTCAACTACATTAACTAGTTATAAATAATAACCAAAACTTTTTCAATATATTTGCATAATGTTTAAATTTTAAGTTAATTTCGTATTTTTCTAAATTTCCAATCATTCCAACTGTTTCGTTCAAATTACATTCCGTTTTATTCCTATATTAAAATAACTTATAACCTTCCGCATAGTTCAATTAAAATAAAAAACGGAAGAAATTAGATTCCTTCCGCTCTTTTTTATACTATTTCACCACATATTCCTCAAACTTTTTAAAATCCGCTTCCTTTAATTCCACTTTTAATCTCGTACCGTCTTCTTCATATTCCGTCGAAATGATGGATGCAATATCATTCAAATATGAAACGATATCCCCCCGATGGAAAGGGATGATCATTTCACACGTATAATAATCGGAGAAAATATGTTTCCGAATACAATCGATCAACTCATCCAGCCCTTTTTCTTCTTTTGCAGAAATCCAGAGGTCATCTCCGTAAACTTGTGGGTAAGGGACTCCGGCCAAATCACACTTATTATAAATGTAAAGGGTTGGCACATTTTCAACCCCGATTTCTTTTAACGTCTGATTTGTCACATCCATCATAAACCTGTATTCCTTGTTGGAAACATCAACAACATGCAGCAACAGATCCGCTTCCCTTGCTTCTTCCAATGTGGAACGGAAAGCTTTTACCAATTGATGGGGAAGCTTGCTGACAAATCCAACGGTATCCGTAAGCAAAAACTGTTTTTTATCCGGCAATTCAATTTTTCTGACTGAGGTATCCAATGTGGCGAAAAGCATATCCTTTTCAAATACTTCTTTTTCCGCATGGCCGAATTTCCCAATCAATTTGTTCATGATCGTCGATTTTCCGGCATTTGTATACCCCACAAGCGATACGACGGGTATTTCATTTTTTCGCCGTTTCTTTCGCTGGGTCTCCCTCTGCTCTTCCACTTCCTCAAGCTCTTTTCGCAGCCTTGCAATTTGGTCCTCGATTTTCCGGCGATCGAGCTCCAACTTTGTTTCACCAAGCCCTCTGTTCCGGAGACTACCGCCTGTCGCACCGGCTTGTCTCGATAAGGAAGAATGCAGTCCCACAAGCCTTGGCAGCATGTATTGCAGCTGAGCCAACTCCACTTGCAATTTTGCTTCTTTCGTTTTTGCACGCCGATCAAAAATATCCAAAATTAATGTTGTCCGGTCAATAACTTTGCAATCCAAATCATGTTCCAAATTGCGAATTTGAGATGGAGAAAGTTCATCGTTGAATATGATGAGGTTCGCTCCCGTCTCATCAAAGAAATTCTTTATTTCAACCACTTTTCCTTTTCCCACATAATGCGAAGGGTTGATGCGTTCCAAATTTTGTGTCACTTGCCCCAACACTTCCACTTCCAAAGCTTCCGCAAGATTTGCCAATTCTTCCATGGAATATTCAAAATTTGGATCGCCTAAATTGACGCCGACTAATATCGCTTTTTCTTTCGGCGCCTCCACTTCTTTTAATCGCGTCATCCTTTTCCCTCCAATACGGCTCATCCTTATAATTTCAGTATACCATTCCCATAAAAAGAAAGACCCACACCTATTGTGTGGATCCTTCTATATAATATATTATTTTTCTTTTTCCGTTTTTAAAACTTCCAAAGTTTGATTGAATTCCTCTTCAATTTCCGGATTTGGTTTATACGTGATTAAACTTACAACCAACGCAACGATCAAGCAGGAGAAGAATCCTGGCACCATTTCATAAATGATTCCGGAAAGTGTGGAAGATTGACCCCAAATAAATGCAACCACGGCACCGACGAGCATTCCGCTTAATGCACCGATATTCGTCAGCTTTCTCCAATATAATGCCAAAAGGATAATCGGACCAAAGGCTGAACCGAACCCTGCCCAAGCGAATCCTACCAAATCCAAAATGGAGTTATTTGGATTCCAAGCTAAAATCATGGCGATAATGGATACAACCAAAACGGCTAATCGTCCGGCTGTCACATAATGCTTGTCGGAAGCGTCTTTTTTAAATAATGCTTTATAAATATCCTCAATCAAAGCGGAAGAAGTAACGATTAATTGAGATGAAATTGTACTCATAATCGCCGCCAAAATGGCTGCCAATAAAACTCCGGCAACAAATGGATGGAACAAGATTTGCCCCATTTCAATGAAAATGGTTTCCGGATCGTCAAGCGTCAATCCATTTTGTTGGAAATACGCAACCCCTACAAGCGCTGTACAGATCGCACCGACCAAACTTAGAATCATCCACCCAATTCCAATGCGACGGGCACTTTTCATTTCTTTCACCGTGTTTATCGCCATGAAGCGAACGATGATGTGCGGTTGACCGAAATATCCAAGACCCCATGCGACTGATGAAATAATTCCGGCTGCAGCCGCTGTTGACGGAAGTAAAGATAAATGCTCCGTATTTACAGTTGTGATGGCACTGTGGGTATCTCCGAAACCACCTGTTACGAAAATACCTACAAGCGGAACCAAGATCAACGCCAGGAACATGATTGTCCCTTGTACCACATCCGTATAACTTACCGCCAAGAAGCCGCCAAAAAGTGTATATATAACGACTACCGCAGCCACAATGATCATCCCTAAGTGGTAATCAAGCCCGAAGGAACTTTGGAAAAACTTCCCTCCAGATACCATACCGGATGACACGTAGAATGTGAAGAATACTAGAATGACGATTCCTGAAGCAATTCGCAACAATTTTGTATTGTCACGTAGACGGTTATCCAAAAAGCTTGGGATCGTAATGGAATCTTTTGAAACTTGTGTATAAACCCGCAAACGCGGCGCTACTAAAACGTAGTTCAAATATTGTCCGACTGTCAGCCCGATGGCGATCCATGCTTCCACTAGACCGGCTGCATAAATCGCGCCAGGCAATCCCATCAAGAGCCAGCCGGACATGTCTGCAGCACCGGCACTTAACGCAGTTGTAATAGGACCTAATCCCCGGCCTCCCAACATGAATTCTTTTAAGTTGCTAGTTCTTTTGAATGCATACCAACCGATAAATAACATTGCGGCCATATACAAAACGATTGCCAGCATCTGGTAGTGATATTCTTGCATAAAATATTCCTCCATTTCTTTTACTATTTCTTTTTCGAATACTTTGATACATAAAGCAGCGGAAAGGGGACGATTCTTAGAAAATTATTTTATAGTATTACTTTACCACATGAATATGTTTCTTGAATATAATATTATTTCAAAAAATTCGATTTTCTAATAAAATTCCGCATACGAAATTTTTACTTTATTTTTTCCATGGGCTTTCCACCTTATTCAAAACCACGGATTATATGTTAAACTAATGACGATTATCCTATATCAAAGAAGGTTGATAGTAATGGAATTTGATGGAATGAAGCAGCTGTTGCTGGAACTGATCCAACAAAAAAAATTGGTTTCAGCTACAATCAGTCAGCCCAGAAAAAAATCCGACGGGCTGAAAAGGATAAAATTGAAACCAGTTGAGATTAAAGGACAGTACCACATTCAGCTGGAATATCAATTTGAAAGAATATTAAAGCATGAAAATGTTTTACTGGAAAATTTTTGTTCAGTCTTAGATAGTATTTTTAAAAAATTCAGACAATTCCATGGGCAATTCACTGATCGCATAATACAAGTCCAATTGTCGAAAAAGAATAAAGTTTTCTGGAAAGAAGAGAAAACGGAATCAATCAAAGAAGTGTCTTTATCCCATAATCGCAAAAAGAATTATTTGCTGAATGAATCCACTCCATATCCGTTCCTGGTGCGCCTTGGTGTCCAAACCCCTGATGGAAAAGTGAAAAAACAAAAATACGATAAATTTCGCCAAATCAACCGCTTTCTTGAATTTATTGATGATTCGCTCGATTATTTGTCGAAAGACCGGCAAATCCGGATCCTCGATTTCGGTTCAGGAAAATCCTATTTAACCTTCGCCTTATATCATTATTTAAAAATGGAGAAGGGACTGGATATCAAAGTAACGGGCCTGGACTTGAAAAAAGAAGTGATTGAGGAATGCAACAAGATTGCAAAAGATTTGCAATATGACCATTTGGAGTTTCTTGTAGGGGACATCAGCGATTATCATGATGAAACTTCCGTGGACATGGTTGTCACGTTGCATGCTTGCGATGTTGCAACCGATATGGCGTTGGCCCGCGCAGTAAAATGGGGGGCTAAAGTCATTTTGAGCGTGCCATGCTGCCAACATGAATTGAACCGCCAATTGAATGCTCCCCAATTGGAAATTATGACACAGCATGGATTAATCAAAGAGCGCTTCGCCGCCCTAGCAACGGATTCCATCCGTGCAGAAATCCTGAAATTGGTCGGATACGAAGTGCAACTGATGGAATTCATTGATATGGAGCATACACCAAAAAATATATTAATCCGAGCCTATTATACCGGCAGAAAACCAACCAAACACGAATTCGAACGATACAAAGGGTTTATTGATTTCTTATCGGCAAAACCGTTTTTGCAAAAGGAACTGGAAGAATATTTCATATCATGAGAAACCATAATAAAGTATATTAATGTGGCTGTGCCCGTTAATATACTTTTTTCTTTCTCCATTGATCCATCTGAAAAAATTGTTACAAATAATATTACAGGAATGTAAATTTTGTCATTTTCGACACCTCTATTCTATGGTTTTGGACTATTTTTTGCTATCATAAAAAAGGTTTGAATAAACTAACGCATATCAGGGGGCATTACATTCATGTTTAATCCAAGAAAATCAGATCCATTTTTTTCGTCATTGCACAAGATTGCAGAAAACATGCGGGATGCAGTTCATTATGCCAATGACTTCAATGTTGATTCTATGGCTGATTTAAAAGAATTAAGTATCAAAGTAAAACAGTATGAAACAGATGGGGACAATTTGATTCATGAACTGATTGTGATGTTAAACAAATCATTCATGACGCCTATCGAAAGGGAAGATATATTAGCATTAGCAATCAAGATGGACGATGTATTAGATGGTATAGAACAATGTTTTGCACACTTGGAAATGTTCTCAATTCCTGAATTGGATGACAACATGCGCGCATTTCTAAAATACATAACAAGAAGTGCAGATGAAATTGTAGCCGCAATCGACTTATTAAATAAGAAAGATTTACCTTCCATGAGAAACCATATTATTTTAATTAAGGACTATGAACGTGAGTGTGATGAAATATCCCGTTCTTCCATCAAACAATTATTTTTAAATGAAAAAGATCCAATCCGTTTAATTAAATACAAAGATATTTACAATC includes:
- a CDS encoding peptide MFS transporter, with amino-acid sequence MLSKEEIVKSVPQKGFVGHPKGLFTLFFTEFWERFSYYGMRAILIFYMYYELNEGGLGLDKGTANSIMAIYGSLVYMSGIIGGWFSDRVWGPRKTVFYGGILIMIGHFILALPLALTGLVISMAFIIIGTGLLKTNVSSIVGDMYAENDARRDSGFSIFYMGINMGAFLSPFIVGTIGETYSFHLGFGLAGIGMLIGLITYLATQKKNLGLAGVQVPNPLNDSEKKKAVMYFTLIFAAIAVVLGGLYISGNLTMAVFSTIITTLGVLIPTAFFIIMYRSPKTTKDEKSRVLAYIPLFIAAVMFWAIQEQGATILATYADTRTNLNVGGFELKASWFQSLNPLFVIIFAPVFAWIWIKLGDRQPSTPLKFSIALFFAGASFLIMMIPSKLSGGTELVSPLWLVLSFFLVVIGELLLSPVGLSATTKLAPQAFASQTMALWFLTSAAAQAINAQLVRLYEAVTEFTYFGALGGLSIILGMIILLLTPIISKAMRGIK
- the hflX gene encoding GTPase HflX, which encodes MTRLKEVEAPKEKAILVGVNLGDPNFEYSMEELANLAEALEVEVLGQVTQNLERINPSHYVGKGKVVEIKNFFDETGANLIIFNDELSPSQIRNLEHDLDCKVIDRTTLILDIFDRRAKTKEAKLQVELAQLQYMLPRLVGLHSSLSRQAGATGGSLRNRGLGETKLELDRRKIEDQIARLRKELEEVEEQRETQRKKRRKNEIPVVSLVGYTNAGKSTIMNKLIGKFGHAEKEVFEKDMLFATLDTSVRKIELPDKKQFLLTDTVGFVSKLPHQLVKAFRSTLEEAREADLLLHVVDVSNKEYRFMMDVTNQTLKEIGVENVPTLYIYNKCDLAGVPYPQVYGDDLWISAKEEKGLDELIDCIRKHIFSDYYTCEMIIPFHRGDIVSYLNDIASIISTEYEEDGTRLKVELKEADFKKFEEYVVK
- a CDS encoding SAM-dependent methyltransferase encodes the protein MEFDGMKQLLLELIQQKKLVSATISQPRKKSDGLKRIKLKPVEIKGQYHIQLEYQFERILKHENVLLENFCSVLDSIFKKFRQFHGQFTDRIIQVQLSKKNKVFWKEEKTESIKEVSLSHNRKKNYLLNESTPYPFLVRLGVQTPDGKVKKQKYDKFRQINRFLEFIDDSLDYLSKDRQIRILDFGSGKSYLTFALYHYLKMEKGLDIKVTGLDLKKEVIEECNKIAKDLQYDHLEFLVGDISDYHDETSVDMVVTLHACDVATDMALARAVKWGAKVILSVPCCQHELNRQLNAPQLEIMTQHGLIKERFAALATDSIRAEILKLVGYEVQLMEFIDMEHTPKNILIRAYYTGRKPTKHEFERYKGFIDFLSAKPFLQKELEEYFIS
- a CDS encoding DUF47 domain-containing protein, with product MFNPRKSDPFFSSLHKIAENMRDAVHYANDFNVDSMADLKELSIKVKQYETDGDNLIHELIVMLNKSFMTPIEREDILALAIKMDDVLDGIEQCFAHLEMFSIPELDDNMRAFLKYITRSADEIVAAIDLLNKKDLPSMRNHIILIKDYERECDEISRSSIKQLFLNEKDPIRLIKYKDIYNQLEDIADYCQDVANTLETIIMRNA
- the putP gene encoding sodium/proline symporter PutP, coding for MQEYHYQMLAIVLYMAAMLFIGWYAFKRTSNLKEFMLGGRGLGPITTALSAGAADMSGWLLMGLPGAIYAAGLVEAWIAIGLTVGQYLNYVLVAPRLRVYTQVSKDSITIPSFLDNRLRDNTKLLRIASGIVILVFFTFYVSSGMVSGGKFFQSSFGLDYHLGMIIVAAVVVIYTLFGGFLAVSYTDVVQGTIMFLALILVPLVGIFVTGGFGDTHSAITTVNTEHLSLLPSTAAAAGIISSVAWGLGYFGQPHIIVRFMAINTVKEMKSARRIGIGWMILSLVGAICTALVGVAYFQQNGLTLDDPETIFIEMGQILFHPFVAGVLLAAILAAIMSTISSQLIVTSSALIEDIYKALFKKDASDKHYVTAGRLAVLVVSIIAMILAWNPNNSILDLVGFAWAGFGSAFGPIILLALYWRKLTNIGALSGMLVGAVVAFIWGQSSTLSGIIYEMVPGFFSCLIVALVVSLITYKPNPEIEEEFNQTLEVLKTEKEK